In one Leishmania major strain Friedlin complete genome, chromosome 21 genomic region, the following are encoded:
- a CDS encoding beta tubulin produces the protein MREIVSCQAGQCGNQIGSKFWEVISDEHGVDPTGTYQGDSDLQLERINVYFDESTGGRYVPRAVLMDLEPGTMDSVRAGPYGQLFRPDNFIFGQSGAGNNWAKGHYTEGAELIDSVLDVCRKEAESCDCLQGFQLSHSLGGGTGSGMGTLLISKLREEYPDRIMMTFSVIPSPRVSDTVVEPYNTTLSVHQLVENSDESMCIDNEALYDICFRTLKLTTPTFGDLNHLVAAVMSGVTCCLRFPGQLNSDLRKLAVNLVPFPRLHFFMMGFAPLTSRGSQQYRGLSVAELTQQMFDAKNMMQAADPRHGRYLTASALFRGRMSTKEVDEQMLNVQNKNSSYFIEWIPNNIKSSICDIPPKGLKMSVTFIGNNTCIQEMFRRVGEQFTGMFRRKAFLHWYTGEGMDEMEFTEAESNMNDLVSEYQQYQDATVEEEGEYDEEEEAY, from the coding sequence ATGCGTGAGATCGTTTCCTGCCAGGCCGGCCAGTGCGGCAACCAGATCGGCTCCAAGTTTTGGGAGGTGATTTCGGACGAACATGGTGTCGACCCGACTGGCACCTACCAGGGCGACTCGGatctgcagctggagcgcatcaACGTCTACTTCGATGAGTCGACGGGAGGCCGctacgtgccgcgcgccgtgctgatgGACCTCGAGCCCGGCACTATGGACTCCGTTCGCGCCGGCCCGTACGGCCAGCTGTTCCGCCCGGACAACTTCATCTTTGGTCAGTCCGGCGCTGGCAACAACTGGGCCAAGGGCCACTACACTGAGGGCGCGGAGCTGATCGACTCCGTGCTTGATGTGTGccgcaaggaggcggagagctgcgACTGCCTGCAGGGCTTCCAGCTGTCTCActccctcggcggcggcacgggctcCGGCATGGGCACGCTGCTCATTtccaagctgcgcgaggagtacCCGGACCGGATCATGATGACCTTCTCCGTCATCCCGTCCCCCCGCGTGTCGGATACCGTTGTGGAGCCGTACAACACGACCCTCTCTGTGCACCAGCTCGTGGAGAACTCCGACGAGTCCATGTGCAtcgacaacgaggcgctgtaCGATATTTGCTTCCGCACGCTGAagctgacgacgccgacgttcGGTGACCTGaaccacctcgtcgccgctgtgatGTCTGGCGTGacctgctgcctgcgcttccCTGGCCAGCTGAACTCTGACCTGCGCAAGCTTGCCGTGAACCTCGTGCCGTTCCCGCGCCTGCACTTCTTCATGATgggcttcgcgccgctgacgagccgcggctcgcagcagtaccgcggcctgtccgtcgcggagctgacgcagcagaTGTTCGACGCCAAGAACATGATGCAGGCCGCCGAcccgcgccacggccgctaCCTCACCGCGTCCGCGCTGTTCCGCGGCCGCATGTCGACcaaggaggtggacgagcagATGCTGAACGTGCAGAACAAGAACTCCAGCTACTTCATCGAGTGGATCCCGAACAACATCAAGTCGTCCATCTGCGATATCCCGCCCAAGGGTCTCAAGATGTCTGTCACCTTCATCGGCAACAACACCTGCATCCAGGAGATgttccgccgcgtcggtgagcagTTCACGGGCATGTTCCGCCGCAAGGCCTTCCTGCACTGGTACACCGGTGAGGGCATGGACGAGATGGAGTTCACGGAGGCCGAGTCCAACATGAACGACCTCGTCTCTGAGTACCAGCAGTACCaggacgccaccgtcgaggaggagggcgagtacgacgaggaggaggaggcctaCTAG
- a CDS encoding putative histone deacetylase, with amino-acid sequence MPKRQRSDEKAAHHVELSVESGRRFDAYIRGWMQGTVEQPLLRPSLLPPLTPLPTLAGPSKSCAAQAPATSAAATTVGDLSRLCEWTPPSPIMPASRTAVVYDTSMLDHVSPDAGDFERPARLQSTLDHLTAIGLLPCCRRIPARTAKKHELRRVHSRELIDTIDQLDFFMGIQEGRGGVIGQDLFASEHTSRAARMAAGCVIEAVKAVLSGAATNAFAIVRPPGHHAGPVNAAGFCLYNNVAVAARAAQAELVAAQGEHNPAGDTQQPHILILDWDVHHCDGTESIFYDDPSVLVISLHQYGNGHGHVLRKVSSAAAKHPAEISTPSKEDITADDLAALLSAGTIEPPPVSAPEASRPEAASDPPQDSTEGRRVRAAVDYNSLAAQIEKEDDAEIAALFGVDLNTASSSSSNSSSASNSSSVSADSTSVARNDTRPVHYAGDTVGLSFDETPLQRATGTEEEELFYPGTGHLNRVGGDATPAAQGRNINIPWPTHGMGDLEYLQLLHEVVLPAAREFRPELVLISCGFDSASGDLLGSMRLTPSGYYIMTRLMAQNFPRLVVALEGGYNVRNVALCSEAVMRALLESSGCQCDRLPKSRMLWCQASSLVAHIKRMHAPYWSCFSQNV; translated from the coding sequence aTGCCGAaacggcagcgcagcgatgagaaggcggcgcaccaTGTCGAACTTTCTGTGGAGTCAGGGAGGCGGTTCGACGCGTACATACGCGGTTGGATGCAGGGTACTGTTGAGCAGCCGCTTCTTCGTCCGTCTTTGCTACCCCCACTAACTCCATTGCCGACTCTTGCAGGACCTAGTAAGTCATGTGCCGCGCAAGCTCCAGCAACatcagctgctgccaccactgTCGGCGACTTATCGCGCCTCTGCGAGTGGACGCCACCGTCCCCGATTATGCCGGCGTCGCGTACTGCTGTTGTGTACGACACGTCTATGCTAGATCACGTTTCTCCGGATGCTGGAGACTTCGAGCGTCCCGCGCGGCTGCAAAGCACCCTTGACCACCTCACCGCCATCGGCCTCCTGCCATGCTGCCGGCGCATCCCCGCGCGTACTGCGAAGAAACACGAGCTGCGTCGCGTGCACTCTAGGGAATTGATCGACACCATTGATCAGCTTGACTTCTTCATGGGCATACAGGAAGGTCGAGGAGGTGTCATTGGGCAAGATCTTTTCGCCAGCGAGCACACCTCCCGCGCAGCGCGGATGGCTGCCGGGTGCGTCATCGAGGCCGTCAAAGCTGTGCTCAGCGGTGCAGCTACCAATGCCTTTGCCATAGTTCGCCCGCCTGGCCACCACGCTGGTCCTGTTAACGCCGCTGGCTTCTGTCTTTATAACAACGTCGCGGTagctgcgcgcgcggctCAGGCGGAGCTGGTTGCCGCACAGGGGGAGCACAACCCCGCTGGTgacacgcagcagccgcacatcCTTATCCTGGACTGGGATGTCCATCACTGCGACGGCACAGAGAGCATTTTCTACGACGATCCATCTGTGCTGGTCATCTCGCTTCATCAGTATGGCAACGGCCACGGTCACGTGCTACGGAAGGTTTCctcggctgcggcgaagCACCCGGCGGAAATCTCAACCCCCAGCAAGGAGGACATCACCGCTGATGAcctggcagcgctgctttcGGCCGGCACCATCGAACCACCGCCGGTCTCTGCGCCAGAAGCGTCCCGCCCCGAGGCAGCTTCAGACCCACCACAAGACTCAACAGAGggccgccgcgtgcgcgccgcggtCGACTACAACAGCCTCGCGGCCCAGATAGAGaaggaggacgacgccgaAATCGCTGCCCTCTTCGGAGTTGATCTGAACACGGcgtcctccagcagcagtaactcctcctcggcctcaAACTCGTCATCCGTCAGCGCCGACAGTACAAGCGTTGCAAGGAACGACACACGCCCCGTCCACTACGCAGGCGATACCGTCGGCCTCTCCTTCGACGAAACACCTCTTCaacgcgccaccggcaccgaggaggaggagctttTTTACCCTGGTACGGGGCACCTCAACCgcgtcggcggtgacgcTACGCCCGCGGCGCAGGGGCGTAACATCAACATCCCGTGGCCCACGCACGGCATGGGCGATCTCGAGTACTTGCAGCTTCTCCATGAGGTTGTCCTTCCTGCAGCGCGCGAGTTTCGACCGGAGCTGGTGCTGATCAGCTGCGGCTTTGACAGCGCCAGCGGAGATCTGCTCGGTTCCATGCGCCTTACCCCGTCCGGGTACTACATTATGACACGACTGATGGCACAGAATTTTCCTAGGCTCGTGGTTGCCCTGGAGGGCGGCTACAACGTCCGGAATGTGGCGCTGTGCTCGGAGGCGGTGATGCGTGCGTTGCtggagagcagcggctgccaaTGTGATCGACTGCCAAAAAGCCGCATGCTCTGGTGTCAAGCATCGAGTCTCGTTGCGCATATTAAGAGGATGCATGCACCGTATTGGAGCTGCTTTTCCCAGAACGTttga